The following proteins are encoded in a genomic region of Myxosarcina sp. GI1:
- a CDS encoding tyrosine-type recombinase/integrase, which translates to MDINIIPVEKSEQKIISTRKSLKIQKVEPVETTTLEDIFARFLQLEVGDGAASSDTIRNYLSQTKKYLSWCRDNLLSPTEAEPEDIREYRQYLVQSGYANSTIATKLNIIRIFYKAAQAHGLISNNPVAKVKAPKDRKDPAARITFMEAEELKYLLDYLQSQLDRAKTNKERLSLLRDRALIGIMSLEGCRTVEMHQLKIADIVRQGIKTGLQVEAKRASRIVPLTENLTAQLEEYLELRRKVLRRKIKPADYVFVSLSNNNKGGRLSRRSIREICDRALVECNLKHTPGRTLTAHSLRHTAGTLALRTGSDLRQVQDLLGHADPRTTSIYAHVGDRWEHNPGADIEKRLNQQ; encoded by the coding sequence ATGGATATTAATATTATTCCAGTAGAAAAATCAGAGCAAAAGATTATCTCTACTAGAAAATCGCTTAAAATTCAGAAAGTCGAACCTGTAGAGACTACCACACTAGAAGATATTTTTGCTCGTTTTCTGCAACTAGAAGTAGGAGATGGTGCAGCGTCCTCCGATACCATTCGTAATTACCTATCCCAAACCAAGAAGTATTTAAGCTGGTGCCGTGATAATTTACTCTCGCCCACCGAGGCGGAACCAGAAGACATTAGGGAATACCGTCAGTATTTAGTCCAGTCGGGATATGCCAACTCGACGATCGCCACCAAGCTCAACATTATTAGAATATTTTATAAAGCGGCACAAGCTCATGGGCTGATTAGCAATAATCCCGTAGCTAAAGTTAAAGCTCCCAAAGATAGAAAAGATCCTGCTGCTCGAATTACTTTTATGGAAGCAGAGGAATTGAAATACCTTCTCGACTATCTACAGTCTCAATTAGATCGGGCGAAAACGAATAAGGAAAGACTGAGTTTGTTGCGCGATCGCGCTTTAATTGGGATTATGTCATTAGAAGGTTGCAGAACGGTAGAGATGCACCAACTAAAGATAGCAGATATCGTCAGGCAGGGGATAAAAACTGGACTACAGGTAGAGGCAAAACGAGCTAGCAGAATTGTTCCACTGACTGAGAATTTGACCGCCCAGCTAGAGGAATATCTAGAATTAAGAAGAAAAGTTTTAAGACGGAAAATTAAGCCAGCAGATTATGTTTTTGTCTCTCTTAGTAACAACAATAAAGGAGGGAGATTATCCAGGCGTAGTATTCGGGAGATATGCGATCGTGCCCTGGTTGAATGTAATCTCAAACATACACCTGGTAGAACTCTTACGGCACATAGTCTGCGTCATACTGCTGGGACGCTGGCACTGAGAACTGGTTCGGACTTAAGACAAGTTCAGGATTTATTGGGTCATGCCGATCCTAGAACGACTTCAATTTATGCTCATGTAGGCGATCGCTGGGAACATAATCCAGGAGCAGATATAGAGAAAAGGCTCAATCAACAATGA